A window of the Garra rufa chromosome 10, GarRuf1.0, whole genome shotgun sequence genome harbors these coding sequences:
- the palmda gene encoding palmdelphin isoform X2, translating to MEEAELVKERLQAITNKKKIQEEIANKRLEIDREKLKLQHVKKRSMRDLWLMDGMNSSNAQETQKALEDAQQTKHLKSNIHRIEKEIEALEREEMNISTNEGLILKRLKAIEKSPEDIIKAVNADFTSEPIYIHSTIPNMLKPSTPLLKQRKKQDLETEAKTSQAKPALFAMEINVQKDLRTGESQVLSTSTISPQELQQKGIKVYDDGRKSVYALRTDGHQPGANGVDELSPVEVEELLRQASEKKKRSSQVQMDPLYPYKISHELQSAPDKRKSHESNGYQDPYSIDLAAWPELVYDDGVCYREDVGHGLPLLPMPNYNDRPNEYCHNSRGERQVLGQYYNQRENHRGMQLLDSDIRNHSPCSTYSEDSKISILNAMPSDEPVTMIFMGYQNAEDDSQSYEGSVRAELVVIGDGEDEASKSCNPHQNSNANNAVPYSAGRKGKRDGTEDSSTTALQIQMEKLGQMA from the exons ATGGAAGAAGCAGAACTCGTAAAGGAGCGCCTTCAAGCTATTACG AATAAGAAAAAAATCCAAGAGGAAATTGCTAATAAACGGCTTGAGATCGACAGAGAGAAGCTAAAGCTTCAACATGTCAAG aaaaggtCCATGAGAGATCTATGGCTCATGGATGGGATGAACAGCAGTAATGCACAGGAAACACAAAAAGCTCTTGAAGATGCACAACAAACTAAACACCTCAAGAGCAACATACATCG GATAGAGAAAGAGATTGAAGCATTGGAGAGAGAGGAAATGAACATCTCAACAAATGAagggctcattttaaagaggcTAAAAGCCATTGAAAAGTCTCCAGAGGACATCATTAAG GCAGTGAATGCAGATTTCACATCAG AGCCGATCTATATTCATTCAACAATTCCTAATATGCTAAAGCCCAGCACACCCCTATTAAAACAGAGGAAGAAACAAGACCTGGAAACTGAAGCAAAAACCAGCCAAGCCAAACCTG CTTTGTTCGCCATGGAAATTAACGTTCAGAAGGACTTACGCACTGGTGAAAGCCAAGTCCTCTCCACCTCCACCATTTCTCCTCAAGAGCTCCAGCAGAAAGGAATCAAAGTGTACGACGATGGCCGTAAATCTGTCTACGCCCTGCGTACGGATGGCCACCAGCCTGGTGCAAATGGAGTGGATGAACTCAGTCCCGTTGAGGTCGAGGAGCTGCTGAGACAGGCCTCTGAGAAAAAGAAGAGGTCCAGTCAAGTTCAGATGGACCCTTTATATCCCTACAAAATCTCCCATGAGCTACAATCAGCCCCCGACAAAAGAAAAAGCCACGAATCCAACGGATACCAAGATCCCTATAGCATCGACTTAGCGGCATGGCCTGAGCTTGTGTACGATGATGGTGTGTGCTATCGAGAGGATGTGGGTCATGGTCTTCCCCTCCTACCAATGCCTAATTACAATGACAGACCAAACGAATACTGTCACAACAGCCGAGGGGAAAGACAAGTGCTTGGACAATATTACAACCAAAGAGAGAACCACCGGGGAATGCAACTTTTGGATAGCGACATCAGAAACCACAGCCCATGTTCAACCTACTCTGAGGACTCCAAAATCAGCATCCTGAACGCCATGCCATCGGATGAACCCGTCACCATGATCTTCATGGGGTACCAGAATGCCGAAGATGATAGCCAAAGCTATGAGGGCTCAGTTCGGGCAGAGCTGGTGGTCATTGGAGATGGTGAAGATGAAGCGAGCAAGAGCTGCAACCCCCATCAGAACTCCAATGCCAACAACGCCGTTCCCTACTCTGCTGGACGGAAGGGCAAAAGAGACGGCACGGAGGATTCGTCCACTACAG
- the palmda gene encoding palmdelphin isoform X1 — protein MEEAELVKERLQAITNKKKIQEEIANKRLEIDREKLKLQHVKKRSMRDLWLMDGMNSSNAQETQKALEDAQQTKHLKSNIHRIEKEIEALEREEMNISTNEGLILKRLKAIEKSPEDIIKAVNADFTSEPIYIHSTIPNMLKPSTPLLKQRKKQDLETEAKTSQAKPALFAMEINVQKDLRTGESQVLSTSTISPQELQQKGIKVYDDGRKSVYALRTDGHQPGANGVDELSPVEVEELLRQASEKKKRSSQVQMDPLYPYKISHELQSAPDKRKSHESNGYQDPYSIDLAAWPELVYDDGVCYREDVGHGLPLLPMPNYNDRPNEYCHNSRGERQVLGQYYNQRENHRGMQLLDSDIRNHSPCSTYSEDSKISILNAMPSDEPVTMIFMGYQNAEDDSQSYEGSVRAELVVIGDGEDEASKSCNPHQNSNANNAVPYSAGRKGKRDGTEDSSTTGTKIKKVKRKHKHCCVLM, from the exons ATGGAAGAAGCAGAACTCGTAAAGGAGCGCCTTCAAGCTATTACG AATAAGAAAAAAATCCAAGAGGAAATTGCTAATAAACGGCTTGAGATCGACAGAGAGAAGCTAAAGCTTCAACATGTCAAG aaaaggtCCATGAGAGATCTATGGCTCATGGATGGGATGAACAGCAGTAATGCACAGGAAACACAAAAAGCTCTTGAAGATGCACAACAAACTAAACACCTCAAGAGCAACATACATCG GATAGAGAAAGAGATTGAAGCATTGGAGAGAGAGGAAATGAACATCTCAACAAATGAagggctcattttaaagaggcTAAAAGCCATTGAAAAGTCTCCAGAGGACATCATTAAG GCAGTGAATGCAGATTTCACATCAG AGCCGATCTATATTCATTCAACAATTCCTAATATGCTAAAGCCCAGCACACCCCTATTAAAACAGAGGAAGAAACAAGACCTGGAAACTGAAGCAAAAACCAGCCAAGCCAAACCTG CTTTGTTCGCCATGGAAATTAACGTTCAGAAGGACTTACGCACTGGTGAAAGCCAAGTCCTCTCCACCTCCACCATTTCTCCTCAAGAGCTCCAGCAGAAAGGAATCAAAGTGTACGACGATGGCCGTAAATCTGTCTACGCCCTGCGTACGGATGGCCACCAGCCTGGTGCAAATGGAGTGGATGAACTCAGTCCCGTTGAGGTCGAGGAGCTGCTGAGACAGGCCTCTGAGAAAAAGAAGAGGTCCAGTCAAGTTCAGATGGACCCTTTATATCCCTACAAAATCTCCCATGAGCTACAATCAGCCCCCGACAAAAGAAAAAGCCACGAATCCAACGGATACCAAGATCCCTATAGCATCGACTTAGCGGCATGGCCTGAGCTTGTGTACGATGATGGTGTGTGCTATCGAGAGGATGTGGGTCATGGTCTTCCCCTCCTACCAATGCCTAATTACAATGACAGACCAAACGAATACTGTCACAACAGCCGAGGGGAAAGACAAGTGCTTGGACAATATTACAACCAAAGAGAGAACCACCGGGGAATGCAACTTTTGGATAGCGACATCAGAAACCACAGCCCATGTTCAACCTACTCTGAGGACTCCAAAATCAGCATCCTGAACGCCATGCCATCGGATGAACCCGTCACCATGATCTTCATGGGGTACCAGAATGCCGAAGATGATAGCCAAAGCTATGAGGGCTCAGTTCGGGCAGAGCTGGTGGTCATTGGAGATGGTGAAGATGAAGCGAGCAAGAGCTGCAACCCCCATCAGAACTCCAATGCCAACAACGCCGTTCCCTACTCTGCTGGACGGAAGGGCAAAAGAGACGGCACGGAGGATTCGTCCACTACAGGTACCAAGATCAAAAAAGTCAAAAGGAAACACAAGCACTGCTGTGTGTTGATGTAG